ttcccccccccccctttctgtCAGACGCCcgccttttctttaaaaaaaaaaaaaaatagatatattttttttatttatttattatagaCAAAGTGACGTTGATTTGATTCGATTTCTCGTTATTTGATTCAATCAACTGTACCCGGATCGCAAGAGCCCGGAAATATATGTATTCCCTTTATCCTTCTACATCCATTAATGTAGACATCCTCGTGAAGGGAAAGCTCGCCGTAGCTATTCGATTTCTGCATCAGGTGTAGgctcttctattttttctttttttttttgttccccgcCGGCCATATGTGCGCTCGCAcacccaccaaaaaaaaacgtctaaTCATTTCATTCCCCCTTCTTTCCCATTATTTTTCGTGATAATAGGTGATTGTGTTACTGCGCAGACACCTATCGTTTTCTTTAGCGCTTCTCGCCGCCAGCGCCAAGGTGTCGTATCGATATATCATGGCGACCTCTGGCATTTCATTAATGCTGAATGATGTCATTATTATTAGCCCCATTCATTTCTTTCGCCCTCGCTTTTCGAAACGGCGCCCTTGTCAAAATGGCCGTCAAAAGCGGCAAGATGGATGCGCTTATATGCTTATAATGATGCCACACTTGGCTGAACTTTTGCTCGTCAGACGTGAGCCATGACACTGGCCGTTCTCAGTTTTGTTtccttattaaaaaaaaaaaaaaaaaaaaaaagaataaaaatagaaaaggaaacaatagtggaatttcttttttttttttttttttttatgcatcaTTCATCAAAGCTTTGCCAGAGGTTTGATTGCACTGCGACAATACGGAGCGCGTCTTaccattcccttttttttaatgtttctttttgaatttctagTTATTTTTTGGGGTGCGAAATGGATGTacctaaagaagaagaatcggcacaaaaaaaataaaaaataaaaagagagagagagagaaagaactaGAGGAATTGGAGACATCTTTTCTTGCTTCGTCGTTGGGGACGAAATAAGTGGATGGGTGGGGAAAGGGATGATGAATGATAAAGAGCAAGAAGATCGCTATCGTTCtcgttgcttttctttctccatgCCATTCATCTCCGTTGTTCTCTGCTGGAGCGCGCTATATTGCGATCTAGTAGGAGTATTAGgcttatatttctttttctttctcctttttttttttttttttttttcttgtgcgtCTCAAAAAGCTccgcagaagaagaagaagaagaattattattattatttttttttttttttttttttttgttatcccGCTAAAGCCGTTATGGTTGAATAGTAACGATTAGCCTCGTCCGTATTTCCTGTGGTAGCCTGCTGCTGTTACATGCTTATATTCATCGTCTAGGAAATATAGAACAGACAGTGGCTCCTAAAAATGCCATAGagttctcctccttttttttttttatttttttttttttatttttccttctttaccAAGAGATTAGTTATGATTTCCATCTGACGGCCAGGCAATAAACATGCAGTTAATGACGACGGATATAAAATAAAGGGgtggaaataaataaaacaaaagcccgcattttcattgtttcagCTGAACAGtcgccaaaaaaacaaaaaaaaacaaaaaaaaaaacacaacaactttacggttcatttcattcttcctttttcgtatttttattgaacGGTGATTTAGATGAGaggcaagaaagaaaagaggcattttcttttatctgaATCAATGTTAACATTTGTCGAAACATTGTCTTAGTTTGGCTTTTTTATTCGACCCCCTTTTTCTTATCAATCCGATGCCAACTATTAACAGAATGCCCGGCGATCAGCTCTACAAAACAAAGAACGGATGTAGTAAAAGATAGGAAAAGGGTTACACGAAGAGGTCAATATAgaacacgcacacaaaaaacgaAAGTAAATTGGTTCCAGGGGCTTGCCAAAATGTCTATATCCCCCATCCGTATAGTTTTCAACACTGGCCACGGACGTTTGTACTGGGCACTCGTTAATGAATGCCTACGAGTTATTTCcaaaggttaaaaaaaaaaaaaaaaaaaaaaaaaaaaaaatgtgagctACAAACCTCTCAATGTACTCTGGGCTTCGTCATCAAAACTCGATTGAGTCcttcgtcttttattttggATGAAAAACATCTTTGCTCATCCGCAAAAGCGCGTTGAATCGATGACTGtgccaaactttttttttttttttttttttttttgatttgaaacACGAGACAGAAGAAGAACATTGACGGAGAGAGGGAGGAGACGTGACTGGACAATAGACACTCTTAGATTTGCTCAGTATACAGTGCCCATAAGAtgagagagaggggaaaagaagaagaggaaagtgCTGGTGTGCGTCGATGCCCTCTCCTTTCAGTCGATAACGAACAAGAGGATGGATATCCAGCAACTCATCAAATGTTGTTTAGCCTTTCACGAcgccctcctttttctttttttttcttcttctttctttctttctttcttcctctttgtGCCGAtctgtgtgtatatgtgtCTGTTTGGCTGGAAATAGTCTGCTCTGTTTGCCCGTACAAAGTAGAAAACTCGCTTTGCTTTgtacattttgattttattacgTTTTGCCTTTTATCAACGACTATTTTCGTCGAGATAATAACAATTggaaaaaatcaagttttttcttatacattcggtgggaaaaagaacaaactcTTGATACATGTTTTTGGTCGAGGTCACATCCTTCAAAAAAGCGACTGGACACGCAACGCTATCGTTACCCCTCGTCGGGGTAGTGACAGTTTTACACGACATGACCATCGCAAACATAATAATACCTACCATTGTTCATAGCGTCTACAAACAAAGCAAAAGTGTTATGTTCGTGACGatagttttctttgtttcatttcacaTCTTGAAATGTGAATGTCTTTCAATTGATTTAATTttatccttttatttatttatttttttttttttcgtttcaggTCTTCGCAAAGTCTACCCGTACTACTTTACGTTCACGACGTTCACCAAAGGTCGCTGGGTTGGAGAGAAGATACTCGACGTCTTTGCCAGAGAGTTCAGAGCTCATCCCGTCGAGGAatatgtaagaaaaaaattttaaatttcgcttcaacaaaaatgtttttgcgcgcatattaaaaaaaaacgtgtctTGATATTCCTGCTCTCTTGATTGTTACGGACTAAAGTTTAGACTTGTTACGTATCGAGCGTTCTCCGACTGGCCGGGCTGCTTGTCTTAACGGCAGCGCAACACGCGCCGTCATTCTTCTAGACGGGTAGCAGCTGCGGTAACACGGAGAACCTCGTGTCAGTTGACACGCAAACAAAGCGCGTGActctttgggtttttttttttttcaatcttgtCGGGAGGTCGTCATTTCACGCTCCAGTttgctccttttctttttttttttttttcaattggatgtttcctccccctcctttttttttttcgtgctcgGTTACCGTTTCcgaggttcttttttttttttttcccccttttgttCCCGACATTTTTTCGCTCGGTCGTTTCTTAGGACGATAGAGTCGAGTgtgaatcaaatgaaattatcAAAGGATATTTCACGTTCATTGTGCTCAATTGTTGATCAATTTTTTATGATTCTTGGCGATGCAGGAGCGGTGCATCAAGTCCGGATCGCTGACGGTCAATTATGAAAAGGTGGATATTGATTACCGACTGAAACACAACGATCTGTTAGCCAACATCGTGCACAGGTAAAAGAAcaatgttcttcttttttttttttttccgtgttaCATTGAACTTTACAGgttcatgaatttttttttgtgtatttttcCGATGAGCTCTTTCGTTCCTTTAAAACGTTCTGAATTCCAAACAATTCAGCATAGCTTGTTAGCGATCGTTGACGTTTAATCTTTCAACCGTCAATGATGTCAAGACATTTCGAAAACGAAGTCGGCATGATAGGCTTATAGCTGTACACGTATCATAGACGAAAAACGAGAAACATGAcgtcgctctctctctctctctaaccaagttgttgttgtgtgttgttgCGTACTGCTTGCGACCTGCTGATTGAATGGcgatggaaacaaacaaacaaattgtgtacattttattttttccaaaaacaaaacaaaacaaaaaaaaaaaaaaaaaaaaaaaaaaaaaaaaaaaatataaaaacggCTGCGCAGACACGAGAGGCCCGTGATCGGGGATGCGGTGAGCATCGTCCACCTCGACGACGACTTGGTGGTCGTTCACAAGCCTCCCTCCGTCCCTGTAAGTTGTTATTCTTCTTTAATGATGttcctttgttgttgtcgttgttgttgaacgTCATTGATTGGCAAattcccccaaaaaataaccttctttttttttcctcctttccttttcttatcTTCTTCCTTCATTCCTTGAACGAAAACATCCAAAGAAAACCTTTAAATTataattccccccccccattctaaacagccaaaaaaaaaaaaaattccccttTCTTCTAATCCCCTCCTGCAATCTGGTATGGATATAGCCCGTACGTGAAATCCGAACCAATCAACATCGAGCTGGGCATCTCTCTTAATAGTATATcgaaattcctttttattttattttattttttttgccccgTGGTATAACCCCCTAAGTTCCTAGCCTCTTTCGCCCTTTCGTGATTGGGATACGATCCGGAAACTAGAGAAGGTTTTTATTGGGATATGGCAGGGAGGAAGATGTAGAATCTCTTTGATCCCCCTCCCCGAAGAGGTTCGAGTGTGCTGCCTTAGTTTTGCAAAGGATTTCAAAGACAATCAACAATTGAAGAGAACGCAGCTAATATCGCGTTCGTGATTAGCAGCGGCGGGTAGCGGCATGTTTCCTTTTACGTGGGGTGCATACACGTGGACACGCTGTTTTGAAACGTGCGTgcgctcaaaaaaaaaaaaaaaaaaaaaaatgagaacattACCAGTAGATGTGAAGTTGTACATATGTTGGAGATGATAGAGAAGAGTATCAAATCCAGTTGGTAGATCGTGGAATATCGAtccgaagggggggggggggggggttcgctTGACACTCAAATGGAAATGGCCAAACATAAAAGAGAGGAGATGGAACGATATCAGCAAGGCCTCTTTCTTTCGTCGAGAACCAAATGTCTTCGATAATGAGATTACAAGACTTGATAGTAGAGTTATTATGTGAGAAACGAGGCGGAATGATGCCAGAAGAGGCAGAACATTCTTTTTGATCCGATTCCGGCCACAGGAAGGACGAAGGCTTTACGTATTTGTCTATTTGATTtgtcttctctctttttttttttccgatgcTCAaatttggaacaaaaaaaagttgttttcgACTTCATCGTGGATCAATCGAaagaattgattttttttttttcttattccttttCTTCGCGCTCGTCATTAAAAAAGATGGCATAATTGCTGGCAATTGATTCAGAGTTCTCTTTCTTTAGATGTTCTTCTAGTACAATTTGaattcactttaaaaaaaataggaacaaaatttaatgcttgtacgggggaggggggggggggacgacgAGCTCTGGTCGTCGGGTCCGTCTGGAACATTaaagaatgaataaaaatggaaacgaTTGTTCGCGTCGCTCGCCGTCGTTGCCCGAGACCAGATTGAATCGTATGCGATTACGGTGGCCAACAAAAGAAGGGCCAGGTCGTTGTCACGCATCTCGTTGTGTAAAAGACGTGGCAGGTGGATGGTGTGTAACGCATCTCAATCGTATCTCggtgttctctttttttttttttttttttttttttttttctttcccccatTCCCGAACGTTGTTCGCCGCGCATCTATGaatagaaaaggaagaagaaaaaaaaagaaaaaaaaatggtcgcCTATATTTCCGCGTCTTTTTGCGGGATTGCCATAGGCATGGTCCGCGTTGCCTGTCTGTTTGAATAAGTGAGGGACATGTTCCGCTTTTCTTCGTCCGCCTTGcgttcgtctcttttttttttagaatccGCCTTTTTTGGAGGCTACTGCGTCATTGTCGAACGGAGCTGAAAAAACATCCGTGTTGTCTATCTCAGCTTTCTTTCATGCCTATGTCTATATACACCTTGAATCCCCGGCAAATATCAAGAAAGAATTGAGCATCGATCGATTGACTTCCTTGCGCATACTCGAGGCCACCCAATATAATGGATTtggatttctttcttcttttttttttatttcgttttttttttttttttttttttttttatatttgttcaCGTTGGGAAATGTGGCAATCCAATCACAAGGCGGCCATCCGTGggtgtaattttgaaatagGAGCAGCGTGAATCTTGATGCGCGCCACCCATTTTGAGCGGCAAAGTCATAAAACAGTTAAGAGCTATAGCGCAAATAAAGCTTCTGCGACCTTccgtttccccccccccccccccccccccctttttttttttttttttttttttattccgtaGTGGTTCTTTATGCTCTTAAGTCTTCGCAGCCGACTGGCCCCCGAAGTGTAATGAAATGAAGCCAATCGTCTTGATGAAGCAACTCgctcgaaaaagaaaggcgaAAGTTGTACGCGCGTTTGCACTTGCCACATCTTGCGACGAGTTGCCCACATTCCGAGacacgtttgtttttgttttttttttttttcccttgcttGCCCGTCTTAAGCGACTATTCCGCCTTGACGTAAATAATCAAGAGATCAACtaataaacaaaacgaaaggcGCCCGTGAACGCACCGACTTTCCGTTTggcatttttctcatttttcttcgtttgtttatttaatcaATTGAATTTATGTTGTTTTCACAATTGGAATGCTGAtgaaagtttattttttgttttttttttgtttctttttttgttttttttttatttatccaTTGGTTTGAACCCTTGCCTTGCATCCTGACGTGCTtgaaaaaatgtatatatatatcggGACGTGATTTGATGATGACGCCGTTTGCTGCTTCACCGCTTTCTCACgcccgaaaaacaaaatttcaatcgaCTCTTGTGCCGTCACCTCCGTTCACCAATGACACAGACATGAGGTGCCGGTAGAGTCGAAGGTTATCGAAATTGTTCATCAAGATGACGACATAATCGTGATCGATAAGCCGTGCTCTGTACCGGTACGTACCGTTTATCTTAAACAAATTCGGTTTCGAAtaccatttttcttgttgttgttgatctttccctagaaaatgttttagttctaaacctttctttttttttttttttatcccgatgcaattttttttaaatctctatTTTCTAAAGTGgattattttatatttattcgGTTGTTTTGTGACTTGTGTTCGCCAACTGCGGTTCCTTCCGTTCTCGTCTTGAACATTTTTTATGGCCGGAGAACGTCATTGGCCTCTTGGATTTGACGATAAGAGCAAAAGACGATGAAACCCCTCCATCCACCCTCAACTCGTACTCTGTTAACGTCTCAATTCCGGTGcgaggttttcttttctcgacgACATGCGATTCCAGTGGAAACATATCCATTACGGAAAATTGGATCGTCAAGTCCTGTTCCACTTTGACTAGGTGGAACGCTCGATTGCCTTgctcgttttttatttttttttatttatttatttatttatttattttttttttttttcctattccgTGTATGTACGCAGCCACTTggggggagaggggggggggggatgatgTTGTTATTCTTTGCTGGGACTTAGGCGTAGCGCTGGGGAATGAGGAAGAGATTTTTCGGCGGATAGGAGAGAGGGCCCAATCTTTGGTTCGTGCACGTGCTTCATCGAAAGATGATTGTACCAGGTTGCACAcgccttgtttttgtttgagtctcaattttttcttttcctttttgatacATTTTCCTTCTCCTGTGTCCTTACACCATGGCCTTACCGTTCAtgctttttatttcccctctacattttttttttatttccgcTATTTgccaaggctttttttttttttttcctggttcGTCTTATTGCCATCCAATACTTAACTGGCTGTACGTATTTTGCAATTTCCCCATCCTTTCCGTGTTTGTTTGATACGCCAccttgtctgtttttttttgtgtatgtggtGTGGGTTAACGTCATCCGCGGCTCAATCGTTCCAAATTCCGGgtagttgggggggggggggggggggagtgcaATAACACACACTTTAATCAGACATGTACAATTTGAATTCCAAACAGCAGATGatgcccgtcttttttttttattatttttttttttttatactatgCGTGTGCGCATCTATTTGGCCGGGCCGTGCGGCAGCTGCTTTCAATATTGGATTGGGGATGATTTCCAAACCGATCGTAGTAGAAGAGAGGGAAGAGCAATCGATTGAGCTAAAAAGTCGACTATTGATGTAGTTTCATTTGATAGCTGAACCCAATAACATCGGAATCGTGGAACGATTAGCTGCGGATCGGCGATACGGACGCTTTCTCATTTCCCACTGCCCGAATTTCCTCttattgaagaaaaaagaaaatgtacttTTGATGTTCAACTGGCCTTTAACTAGTCCGCATTTCCGGAtggcgcgtgtgtgtgtttcttattTAGGTTCATCCGTGCGGTCGATACCGTCACAATGCGGTGGCTTTCATCTTAGCCAAGGAACACAACTTGCGTAACTTGCGGACGATCCATCGGCTAGATCGGCTCACGTCGGGACTGTTAATGTTCGGCCGGAACCAGGAGAAAGCCCGACAGATGGAAGTGCAGATCCGCACGCGCCTCGTCTCCAAGGAGTACGTCTGCAGAGTTGGAGGCGAATTCCCGAGGTAATTTTTCACGGCTGCACAATTTTCCTTGACACGCTCTTGTCTTTTCCTTCATCATTCTTTACAACCTTGTTCTCATTCTGATATGAATTGCTTACCAAAGTGCTTCGACAGAGGCCTTCTGATGTAGCAGACACACTCTATATGAAACTCGTCCATAATGAAAGCACAAGAGCCTGATTGTTAAGCCGGCCAGCCCgtttttaatgtttgattGTTGATTGATTTCATAGTGGCCACATCGTATGCATCGAACCGATCGAGGTGGTCAGCTATAAGATCGGCGTTTGTCGCGTCTCCCCGAAAGGCAAGGACTGCCGGACAGAGTTCGAGCGGCTCTCCTACAATGGCAAGACGAGCGTCGTTCTCTGCAAGCCCCACACTGGTCGGATGCACCAGATCAGAGTTCATCTGCAGTACCTCGGTGAGTATAAAGAGAAATTCACGACCCATCTCCAGGGAGTCAGCAaaggaggggaggggggagggtaTCGGACGGTTGGACGGACGGACCGACTTACTTTTACTCAACAAAAACGCGCACGCTCGTTGTTAATTGGATACGAGGTCTTCTCAGTCGTGATCACAAGAGCAATTGGATCACTGGATGTTTAGTCATTCAGTTAGAGTGACCTGCCCTTCTTAAGGGACTTGCACTTAGTTAACGTCCAAGTTAAACAATACGGCAAGTCGACTTTTAACGAAGGACGTTCCGTTCTTCATTAGCTTTACGTGGCCCATTTTCTGTCCATTGGACTCACCTGTCTCCACTCAATATCACGCAAAACGGGAAGCCTGgacgttcaattttttcaattaaacttGTGAAGAGGAGGGTAGCTCACAGATAACCTTTCGCATCTTTAGTGGCCTATTATGTGGAAGAGCATCATCAATTTTTGTTGCATAGATGAATATCTTTAACGATGCCATATTGATTTTGCCCTGCAGGATATCCGATAGCAAACGATCCGTTGTACAATCATGTTGTCTTCGGACCGGAGAAAGGCAAAGATGGCAACATTGGAAAGACGGATGAAGAATTGATTCACGATTTGATCTCGATCCATAACGCGGAAAATTGGCTCGGTGGTGAAGGCGATGACTTTGCCCCCAATTTCTTCAGCGGCGTCATACCACCGGAAGCAACCGGTGTAGCAACTCCATCCAGCAGCTCTGAAAGCGTCGGAATGGCCAGCGGAGTCTCTAGTCGAAGCCAGACTCCTGACGCTACTATCGTTTCTAAAGAGCCCCCAACGGCACCGGGGTCGATTCCGGAATCTAAAGTTGAAACGGAAACGGGAGCAACGGACAACCAGAGCAATGCTGCGATGCCAGCCGGCCCAGTTCTCAATCAAGTTAGCGAGGAAGTCTTGCCGGTATCGCCTTCAGCAACTGCGTCGGCATCGGAGGGAATCATTAATGAAACATCAGCCAGCCCAGCGGTCAATGAAGCCACCGAGAACGATGCTATCGCCGATGAAGGCATAGCCAAACCGGAAGAAAATAGTCGGAACGAACGAAATTCACCTGACGATGCCACAAAAGCGAATGACGGTTAGTTCTTCGTTTCTTCCTGTCATATttggcatttttgtttaaacttgTGCTTATTCGCTTCCAATAGATTTCACTGATAATTACAATTCAAGCAAAGTGACGTTCGACGAACATTGTTTCGAATGCAAGGTGCGCTTCCGTGATCCAAAGCCTAAAGACTTGATGATGTTTCTCCACGCTTGGCGGTACACAGTACGCCGTTtgtatattttgaaaaatattttttacattattagttatttttttgttccaatgCTCTATGttaacgatttaaaaaatgttttttctttcttttctttaattatttttaattgcagGGCCCAGGTTGGTCGTATGAAACTCAGTTGCCCAAATGGGCGGAGGCCGATTGGCAAAATGAAGAATATTAGGGAATAATTACAAGGAGAATCGCATTGATGATTTTCCGTTCTGGTAACTTGTACCAAACtaggcaaatgaaaaaaaaaaaaaaaaaaaaaaaaaaaaatttaataatgcATTGAAGTGAAATAATTTAAGTTCACAGTGAATATGTTATTCAACATTGgtcaaacgaaaatgaatgACGGCAAAATGTGCTTCGTACCAAACAGTGGGGCACTCACGTTCACGTTCGTAGTGAAGATTATCTGATTGGCCATCCAAGCGTCTCTTGTTTGTGTGTCATTTGtgccttgttttcttttttcgagtcCAGTTTACATCGTTGTCCTATACCGGCTGATTCAGTTGTGAACATATCAAGAGACAATTGTTTTCAGTTTATGTTCTCTTTTCGATATACGTGGAAATACATCCGACCCGGACTAGGCATCCCGCCGATATTGTATCCATACGTTTGAACGTGCCGGATTCGACGGATGCCatgtgtcgaaaaaaaaagagcaacccactaaaaaaaaaaaaaaaaaaaaaaaaaaaaaaagaaaacaaatttattgcaggagaaaaactatttttcgCAGAATTCAGTTCGTCAATTGTCACTAATTGAAAGGAATTTGTCATTGGAATTCCTTTCGACAAACGAGTCCTTGTAATGGTACTCAATCGGTGTTTCggtgaaccttttttttttttttgttccgtttaACTTACTTTATGATTTTGCTTTCAGTTTACTTTTCTCTTGCTAATTTTTACCTATTCTTGGAACTCATCCCAATGCAGTGCGGGTCACTGCTCACGCACTGTGGAAACGTCAGCCACCACAGCTGTCTCCAGTTTACAACCCGTAGCTTGTTTGACTGTAATTTCACATTATAGCAATTCTtattttcaatctttttttctcattctcgGCTCATTTCTGTTGTGTTCTGTAGTGATCGACTAATACAAAGTAGCTCTTGAAAGCGCACAAACTGTTAAATCTTATCTCCCACCAACTTTCATGCACTTTAGGCTTCATCAACTTGCACTGGTTTTACATACACGTTCTTGTAGATCTTGGCCAGATGGTTGGGAGTTCAAAACCAACAAGTATAACACAGAAAAATCATAGTCATGAATTAACCAGCACTTGTCATCTGTATTTTGTCATCACCAAATTCACAACTCAGTTTCATATTGTAGAGACACATGGAATGTATATTGGGACGGATTGTAAAAATAAGAGAGCAATCATCATTTAAAGAGTCATTTGAACATTTAAACCTATTTCGTCAATTTGGAAGATCTGAAAAGATTGGCTCAAAGATAAGTTTCTTTAAATTCCATGTCAGATAAAATCTTAAATTCGTCCTCTTCCTCCgcttttcgtttcaaaaagTTTCTTAACAAAATATACCTGcacaacaaaacaaccaaTAACCACCGCACATTGAGCCAACGACCAATATTGCACGTAGGCCTCGTTATCTAATAGAAGATTGTAGTCTCGAGCTTCTCTGCTTCGACCCAATTGCTGCATCTGCAAGATGCCTTGAATTCGCTTATCCACACCTTGGAGTATATtctaaaaagaaggaaaaaatttaaaaagagaacTTTGTACGTTTGGCCAGGACGTTTACGTTCTGTAAAACTTACCGTGCAGTTTTCTGCGCTAACGTCAATATCTTTAAGTTCCTGAGTAAATTTCTCCCATTGGTCGTACCTGATTGTAAAACCATAGATATTGgtgaacaaaaatcaaaaaaagagaaatgttacCTGAAGGTCGTAATATAAAGATTGACTAATTTAGCAGCAAATCGAGAGAACTGGTTGTCCACACATATCCCATAATATCCGCCGGTGGGCGATACTTCCTGAAATTCAGATGCCGGCTTCCACTGATATGGATGTACTAATTGGCCACTAGGGTTCCTAACTGCAAAACCTGCCATGCCATCTCCTCCACGAAGAACCTGAATTAGGACATGTAAAATTACAAAGAATGAAACAGTTCGACACTGGATGTGTTTACCTGAAAGCTGACATAGATGGTAGCTCCCTTTTGGGCAAACTGGAAATAGCACTCTTCTTTTCCTGGGTCCACATGAACTTTATACTCCATGGCTACAGCAGGTGCATCATCAGCGTTTTCATCAAATAATGGCATGGTCATTGGAGGTTGTGCAACATGGACTGGTGGTTGTCCGGGGAGTATGTGAGGGGGCATTTGACCTTGTTCAGGATGCATTGGCATCATCGGTATTTGTCCAGGGTGCAATTGTTGCATGGGAACTTGACCAGGATGCATTTGCTGCTGTATGGGAACTTGCTGCATTGGGATTTGCTGCCCTGGAACTTGCTGCATCGGTACTTGCTGCATTGGAACTTGCTGCTGCATGGGTACTTGCTGCTGCATTGGTACTTGCTGCTGCATTGGTACTTGCTGCTGC
The nucleotide sequence above comes from Daphnia carinata strain CSIRO-1 chromosome 3, CSIRO_AGI_Dcar_HiC_V3, whole genome shotgun sequence. Encoded proteins:
- the LOC130697355 gene encoding transmembrane emp24 domain-containing protein 5-like isoform X2 yields the protein MCVWTASSTSATTNAGPTARTGTDAANTDAATSSYSASPNTTASTGTASSMQQQVPMHQQVPMQQQVPMQQQVPMQQQVPMQQQVPMQQQVPMQQQVPMQQQVPMQQQVPMQQQVPMQQQVPMQQVPMQQQMHPGQVPMQQLHPGQIPMMPMHPEQGQMPPHILPGQPPVHVAQPPMTMPLFDENADDAPAVAMEYKVHVDPGKEECYFQFAQKGATIYVSFQVLRGGDGMAGFAVRNPSGQLVHPYQWKPASEFQEVSPTGGYYGICVDNQFSRFAAKLVNLYITTFRYDQWEKFTQELKDIDVSAENCTNILQGVDKRIQGILQMQQLGRSREARDYNLLLDNEAYVQYWSLAQCAVVIGCFVVQVYFVKKLFETKSGGRGRI
- the LOC130697355 gene encoding transmembrane emp24 domain-containing protein 5-like isoform X1 produces the protein MCVWTASSTSATTNAGPTARTGTDAANTDAATSSYSASPNTTASTGTASSMQQQVPMHQQVPMQQQVPMQQQVPMQQQVPMQQQVPMQQQVPMQQQVPMQQQVPMQQQVPMQQQVPMQQQVPMQQVPMQQVPGQQIPMQQVPIQQQMHPGQVPMQQLHPGQIPMMPMHPEQGQMPPHILPGQPPVHVAQPPMTMPLFDENADDAPAVAMEYKVHVDPGKEECYFQFAQKGATIYVSFQVLRGGDGMAGFAVRNPSGQLVHPYQWKPASEFQEVSPTGGYYGICVDNQFSRFAAKLVNLYITTFRYDQWEKFTQELKDIDVSAENCTNILQGVDKRIQGILQMQQLGRSREARDYNLLLDNEAYVQYWSLAQCAVVIGCFVVQVYFVKKLFETKSGGRGRI
- the LOC130697355 gene encoding transmembrane emp24 domain-containing protein B-like isoform X3; this translates as MEQFYRILTVFKMFSIFLLLILSCVYGQQAQPAQQQMPVQQQGQVPMQQIPTQQQVPIQQVPIQQQVPVQQQVPMQQVPGQQIPMQQVPIQQQMHPGQVPMQQLHPGQIPMMPMHPEQGQMPPHILPGQPPVHVAQPPMTMPLFDENADDAPAVAMEYKVHVDPGKEECYFQFAQKGATIYVSFQVLRGGDGMAGFAVRNPSGQLVHPYQWKPASEFQEVSPTGGYYGICVDNQFSRFAAKLVNLYITTFRYDQWEKFTQELKDIDVSAENCTNILQGVDKRIQGILQMQQLGRSREARDYNLLLDNEAYVQYWSLAQCAVVIGCFVVQVYFVKKLFETKSGGRGRI